In Pelagibaculum spongiae, the DNA window TTTTCAATTAAGGATGGCAGGAATTACGGACATGCCCTCTTATTCTGAAGAAAGAAAACATGCTGTTTTAAAAAGATTATTACCCCCTCAAAGCTTATCCATTGCTGTGCTTGCTAAAGAAGAAGGTATTTCTGAAGCAGCATTGTACAATTGGCGCAAACGATTCAATCTCTCTGGTCATCCCGTGCCTGAAAAACATCTGAGTTCTGAACAATGGTCTGCTGAAGCTAAGCTTGCTGTTGTCCTTGAAACCGCCCGCTTTAATGAAGCTGATCTGAGTGAATATTGCCGTGAAAAAGGTCTGTATCCAGATCAGATAAAACAATGGAAGCAGGCTTGTGTT includes these proteins:
- a CDS encoding transposase, whose protein sequence is MPSYSEERKHAVLKRLLPPQSLSIAVLAKEEGISEAALYNWRKRFNLSGHPVPEKHLSSEQWSAEAKLAVVLETARFNEADLSEYCREKGLYPDQIKQWKQACVHGNQSVVKASKTPRKTLKEKENENKIKSKS